A single Streptomyces sp. 2114.4 DNA region contains:
- a CDS encoding alpha/beta hydrolase, with the protein MAPDMGMAGTEGMAAMAGAANTAGSARTTGSAGAVGMTGTAGTAVETVRGLIYGPSGKRLDAYRPAGAAEATGVSGPAGGAATSTEAGPAAPAPTVLLWHGIGPDERDVLEPLARTAAALGLLVLVPDWRSDAADGGRAHLLESLAFVRREAGGLGGDGESFVLAGWSAGAGAALGVALRPEIVEGWRPRAVVGLAGRYDLPARTTGAAPLDDLAEGRVPGVPVHLIHGSRDAVLDAHCSRDLAEALRAAGRTAHEDPTGRADQADQADQADQADRMVTLQEPETDHAGVIMTAYDPAADRCVPTAAEHAVCAGQLVAGVLAEAAESAA; encoded by the coding sequence ATGGCACCGGACATGGGCATGGCGGGTACGGAGGGGATGGCGGCGATGGCTGGCGCGGCTAATACGGCGGGCTCGGCCAGGACGACGGGCTCGGCAGGCGCCGTGGGCATGACGGGTACGGCGGGTACGGCGGTGGAGACGGTGCGTGGGCTGATTTACGGCCCGAGCGGGAAGCGGCTGGATGCCTACCGTCCCGCTGGGGCGGCTGAGGCGACCGGGGTGTCCGGGCCGGCCGGGGGCGCCGCGACCTCCACGGAGGCCGGGCCGGCCGCCCCCGCGCCCACCGTGCTGCTCTGGCACGGCATCGGCCCCGACGAGCGGGATGTGCTCGAACCACTGGCGCGTACCGCGGCGGCGCTCGGGCTGCTGGTGCTCGTACCGGACTGGCGCTCGGACGCGGCGGACGGGGGCCGGGCGCACCTGCTGGAGTCACTGGCCTTCGTGCGCAGAGAAGCGGGCGGGCTGGGCGGCGACGGAGAGTCGTTCGTGCTGGCCGGGTGGTCGGCGGGGGCCGGGGCCGCGCTGGGGGTCGCACTGCGGCCCGAGATCGTGGAGGGGTGGCGGCCGAGGGCGGTGGTGGGTTTGGCGGGCCGTTACGACCTGCCGGCGCGGACCACCGGGGCCGCGCCGCTGGACGATCTTGCCGAGGGCCGGGTCCCGGGCGTCCCGGTCCACCTCATCCACGGCAGCCGCGACGCCGTCTTGGACGCCCACTGCTCCCGCGACCTCGCCGAGGCACTGCGAGCAGCGGGTCGGACGGCCCACGAGGACCCGACGGGCCGAGCGGACCAGGCGGACCAGGCGGACCAGGCGGACCAGGCGGACCGGATGGTGACGCTGCAGGAGCCGGAGACCGACCACGCGGGCGTGATCATGACCGCGTACGACCCGGCGGCGGACCGCTGCGTCCCGACGGCCGCGGAACACGCCGTATGTGCGGGCCAGTTGGTGGCCGGGGTGCTGGCCGAGGCGGCCGAGAGCGCGGCGTAG
- a CDS encoding helix-turn-helix transcriptional regulator — MARRKDIDGSAGVPTFYGAELRYQRELAGLTLTQLVEGSFYGPSHLSEIERGERRMPMELAEHVDKVLKTDGFFTRRCEDVRKARRTGHAEYFESVLEAEKYAETVEEWCPTLIPGLLQTEPYTRAVVRATHPLALDEEVEEKVSARTGRAHLFESDRKTPEYWVILPEYVWRCPVIPAAEMADQLDRIAELARRRRVVPQVLPWNCGPHPLMTVGLLQLMTFPDAPPLAYLESQYSGDTIDDPALVKKYRKAYDRLRAAALAPEASLTMIEAAAEDYRSDKQPD; from the coding sequence GTGGCACGACGCAAGGACATTGACGGCTCGGCGGGAGTCCCCACCTTTTACGGCGCGGAGCTGCGCTACCAGAGGGAATTGGCCGGGCTCACGCTCACGCAACTGGTCGAGGGCAGCTTCTACGGCCCGAGCCACCTCAGCGAGATCGAGCGCGGCGAACGGCGGATGCCGATGGAGTTGGCAGAGCACGTGGACAAGGTGCTGAAGACGGACGGCTTCTTCACGCGGCGCTGCGAGGACGTGCGGAAGGCACGGCGGACGGGCCATGCCGAGTACTTCGAGAGCGTCCTGGAGGCAGAGAAGTACGCGGAGACCGTCGAGGAGTGGTGTCCCACCCTCATCCCTGGGTTGTTGCAGACCGAGCCGTACACGCGGGCGGTGGTGCGGGCGACTCATCCGCTGGCACTCGACGAAGAGGTCGAGGAAAAGGTCAGCGCCCGCACGGGGAGGGCCCACCTCTTCGAGAGTGACCGCAAGACCCCGGAGTACTGGGTGATTCTGCCCGAGTACGTGTGGCGCTGCCCGGTCATTCCTGCGGCCGAGATGGCTGATCAGCTCGACCGCATCGCGGAGCTGGCACGGCGGCGCCGGGTCGTTCCACAGGTCCTTCCGTGGAACTGCGGACCGCATCCCCTCATGACGGTGGGGTTGTTGCAGCTCATGACCTTCCCTGACGCTCCGCCGCTGGCCTACCTGGAATCGCAGTACAGCGGCGACACGATCGACGATCCGGCCCTCGTGAAGAAATACCGCAAGGCATACGATCGGCTCAGGGCCGCCGCACTCGCTCCTGAGGCGTCCCTGACCATGATCGAGGCGGCCGCAGAGGACTACCGAAGTGACAAACAACCGGATTGA
- a CDS encoding DUF397 domain-containing protein, with translation MSTAVWRKSSYTNGDGGNCVEVVDDLPGIVPVRDSKDPHGPALVFPATAWSSFVTAVKDTALPGA, from the coding sequence TTGAGCACCGCCGTCTGGCGTAAGAGCAGCTACACCAACGGCGACGGCGGGAACTGTGTCGAGGTGGTCGACGACCTTCCCGGCATCGTCCCCGTCCGCGACTCCAAGGACCCCCACGGCCCGGCGCTCGTCTTCCCCGCCACCGCCTGGTCGAGCTTCGTCACCGCTGTCAAGGACACTGCCCTGCCGGGCGCTTGA
- a CDS encoding TetR/AcrR family transcriptional regulator: MDEPTTRAAKRAATAQRILEAAQVEFGDHGLEGTTVRAIAQRAGVDPSLVIQHYGSKNDLFALAARLDRQSTDHDVAGHLFDVLDVRLNALPPETRALVRSMLTAPEAAQAMKNFLDERVRNLARTSDDGDAELRAALTVSSILGLTIARHFLQLDALADISESQIETVLRPWLTNALGGEE, encoded by the coding sequence GTGGACGAACCGACGACACGCGCGGCCAAACGAGCCGCCACCGCGCAACGGATCCTCGAAGCCGCACAGGTCGAGTTCGGCGATCACGGGCTGGAGGGCACCACCGTGCGCGCCATCGCCCAACGAGCCGGGGTCGACCCCTCCCTCGTCATCCAGCACTACGGCTCGAAGAACGACCTCTTCGCCCTTGCCGCCCGGCTCGACCGCCAAAGCACCGACCACGACGTCGCCGGACACCTCTTCGACGTCCTCGACGTCCGCCTGAACGCGCTCCCGCCCGAAACCCGCGCCCTCGTACGGTCGATGCTGACCGCGCCGGAAGCGGCGCAGGCGATGAAGAACTTCCTCGACGAGCGGGTCCGCAACCTCGCCCGCACCAGCGACGACGGCGACGCCGAGCTACGAGCGGCGCTGACCGTCAGCAGCATCCTCGGTCTCACCATCGCGCGGCATTTCCTTCAACTCGACGCGCTCGCCGACATCTCCGAGTCGCAGATCGAAACGGTCCTGCGGCCGTGGCTCACCAACGCCCTTGGGGGCGAGGAGTAG
- a CDS encoding amidohydrolase family protein, whose product MVRVIAIEEHWTTAGIDRALRAQPAGARDESVALNDRGDIPERLLDIGEQRIAAMDAAGVDLQILSIAPPGTHGLPAREAIALSRDANDRVAAAVDRYPTRLRAMTTLPMSDPDAAVAELERTASAPGHVGIMSYGRSGERSLDDPVYDELLAAAADLGRPVFLHPQIPPDPVRDASYRGFDPSVDLALATFGWGWHIEAGLAALRLILRGTFDRHPNLQIVLGHWGEMLLFALDRIDSLSHVATHLDRRVAEYFRTNIHVATSGMLTPRLLRHALDFTSIDRILLSGDYPFHRLDAAALAGFLQTLPDRGDQHKIAHANAEALYGLGEAPAASGNRTTQPQERS is encoded by the coding sequence ATGGTGAGAGTCATCGCCATTGAGGAGCACTGGACCACCGCGGGAATCGACCGGGCACTGCGCGCACAGCCGGCGGGGGCCAGAGACGAGAGCGTGGCTTTGAACGACCGGGGGGACATCCCCGAGCGCCTGCTCGACATCGGTGAGCAACGGATTGCGGCGATGGACGCGGCGGGGGTCGATCTGCAGATCCTCTCGATCGCCCCGCCGGGCACCCACGGGCTCCCGGCCCGCGAAGCCATTGCGCTGAGCCGCGACGCGAATGACCGCGTCGCGGCGGCCGTCGATCGCTATCCGACCCGGCTGAGGGCCATGACGACGTTGCCGATGTCGGACCCGGACGCTGCCGTGGCCGAGCTCGAGCGGACCGCGAGCGCGCCCGGTCATGTCGGGATCATGTCCTACGGCCGCAGCGGCGAACGCTCGCTGGACGACCCCGTCTACGACGAACTGCTCGCGGCCGCCGCCGACTTGGGACGACCGGTGTTCCTTCACCCCCAGATCCCTCCGGACCCGGTTCGCGACGCGTCCTACCGCGGGTTCGACCCCTCGGTCGACCTCGCGCTGGCCACCTTCGGCTGGGGCTGGCACATCGAGGCGGGACTCGCGGCGCTCCGCCTCATCCTGCGCGGCACCTTCGACCGGCACCCGAACCTGCAGATCGTCCTGGGGCACTGGGGCGAGATGCTGCTGTTCGCGCTCGACCGGATCGACAGCCTTTCCCACGTCGCGACCCACCTCGACCGCCGGGTCGCCGAGTACTTCCGGACCAACATTCACGTAGCAACCAGCGGCATGCTGACCCCACGTCTGCTCCGCCACGCGCTGGACTTCACGAGCATCGACCGGATCCTGCTCTCCGGGGACTATCCCTTCCACCGTCTCGACGCCGCGGCCCTCGCCGGCTTCCTGCAGACGCTCCCCGACCGCGGGGACCAGCACAAGATCGCTCACGCCAACGCCGAGGCGCTTTACGGCCTTGGCGAGGCACCCGCTGCGTCAGGCAACCGGACCACGCAACCCCAGGAGCGGTCATGA
- a CDS encoding SDR family NAD(P)-dependent oxidoreductase produces MSSIPENAASGNAASGNAASGNATVLLIGASRGLGYAIAAEYLDRGSRVVATVRGSRRTALHELQETADGRLEIEHVDINAPDQVQALRKRLGARRFDLLFVNAGVTNSPEETTADVTTDEFTRLMITNALSPMRVIETLGDLVPAEGSIAIMSSRQGSIAHNDRGGFEIYRASKSALNQLMRSYAARHRHDRRTLLLMAPGWVKTELGGPDARLTVDESVPGVVRTIEAHRGRTGLHFLDYLGQTVAW; encoded by the coding sequence ATGAGCTCGATCCCGGAGAACGCAGCCTCGGGAAACGCGGCCTCGGGAAACGCAGCCTCGGGGAACGCAACGGTCCTTCTCATCGGTGCCTCCCGCGGCCTGGGTTATGCGATCGCCGCGGAATACCTCGACCGGGGGTCGCGCGTGGTGGCGACCGTCCGCGGTTCCCGCCGTACCGCCCTGCACGAGCTGCAGGAGACCGCCGACGGGCGGCTGGAGATCGAGCACGTCGACATCAACGCCCCCGATCAGGTCCAGGCCCTCCGCAAGCGGCTCGGCGCCCGCAGGTTCGATCTGCTCTTCGTCAATGCGGGCGTCACCAACAGCCCGGAGGAGACCACCGCGGACGTCACGACGGACGAGTTCACCCGCCTGATGATCACCAACGCGCTGAGCCCGATGCGCGTCATCGAAACGCTCGGCGACCTCGTCCCCGCGGAGGGCAGCATTGCGATCATGTCCTCCCGCCAGGGCAGCATCGCCCATAACGACCGCGGCGGCTTCGAGATCTACCGGGCCAGTAAATCCGCCCTCAACCAGCTGATGCGCAGCTATGCGGCGCGTCATCGCCACGACCGCCGCACGCTGCTGTTGATGGCGCCCGGCTGGGTCAAGACCGAGCTCGGCGGCCCTGACGCCCGCCTCACCGTCGACGAGAGCGTCCCCGGCGTCGTCAGGACCATCGAAGCCCACCGCGGCCGCACCGGCCTGCACTTCCTCGACTACCTCGGCCAGACCGTCGCCTGGTGA
- a CDS encoding 4-(cytidine 5'-diphospho)-2-C-methyl-D-erythritol kinase, whose protein sequence is MTGTTDPTGAAEATGTTDATAASVTVRVPAKVNVQLAVGAARADGFHDLANVFLAVGLYDEVTATPADTLRITAEGHDVDRIPLDRTNLAARAAELLAARHGIEPNVHLHITKDIPVAGGMAGGSADAAGALLACDALWSTGSSREELLAICAELGSDVPFSLVGGAALGRGRGELLTPLPVGGTFHWVFAVAEGGLSTPAVYGEFDRLTAGTDVPEPDASPELLAALESGDATALAGALTNDLQPAALSLCPPLTATLEAGTAAGALAALVSGSGPTTAFLVKDAETAGRVAQDLLASGTCRQVRVAKSPAAGATVL, encoded by the coding sequence ATGACCGGCACGACTGACCCGACCGGCGCGGCTGAGGCGACCGGCACGACCGACGCGACCGCCGCCTCGGTCACCGTCCGGGTACCGGCCAAGGTCAACGTCCAGCTGGCGGTGGGCGCTGCCCGCGCGGACGGCTTCCACGACCTGGCGAACGTCTTCCTCGCCGTCGGCCTCTACGACGAGGTCACCGCCACCCCCGCGGACACCCTGCGGATCACCGCCGAGGGCCATGACGTCGACCGCATCCCCCTGGACCGCACGAACCTGGCGGCCCGCGCCGCCGAACTCCTCGCGGCCCGCCACGGCATCGAGCCGAACGTCCACCTCCACATCACCAAGGACATCCCCGTCGCGGGCGGTATGGCGGGCGGCAGCGCGGACGCCGCCGGCGCCCTGCTGGCCTGTGACGCCCTGTGGTCCACCGGCTCCTCGCGCGAAGAACTCCTGGCCATCTGCGCCGAGTTGGGCAGCGACGTCCCGTTCAGCCTGGTCGGCGGCGCGGCGCTGGGCCGCGGCCGCGGCGAACTGCTGACCCCGCTCCCCGTCGGCGGCACCTTCCACTGGGTCTTCGCGGTGGCCGAGGGCGGACTGTCCACCCCGGCCGTCTACGGCGAGTTCGACCGCCTGACGGCGGGCACGGACGTGCCGGAGCCGGATGCGTCCCCTGAACTGCTGGCGGCCTTGGAGTCCGGCGACGCCACAGCCCTCGCCGGAGCCCTCACCAACGACCTGCAACCCGCGGCGCTGTCCCTGTGCCCGCCCCTGACCGCCACCCTGGAGGCGGGCACCGCGGCCGGCGCCCTGGCCGCCCTGGTCTCCGGCTCGGGCCCGACCACCGCCTTCCTGGTCAAGGACGCGGAGACGGCCGGGCGGGTGGCCCAGGACCTGCTGGCGTCGGGGACCTGCCGCCAGGTGCGGGTGGCAAAGTCGCCGGCGGCGGGGGCGACGGTGCTCTGA
- the rsmA gene encoding 16S rRNA (adenine(1518)-N(6)/adenine(1519)-N(6))-dimethyltransferase RsmA — protein MTKSTTDDSGPLLGAADIRELAAALGVRPTKQRGQNFVIDANTVRRIVRTAEVRTDDVVVEIGPGLGSLTLGLLEAADRVTAVEIDEVLAAALPSTVAARMPERADRFALVHSDAMHVTELPGPAPTALVANLPYNVAVPVLLHMLAAFPTIDRTLVMVQSEVADRLAARPGNKVYGVPSVKANWYAEVKRAGAIGRNVFWPAPNVDSGLVSLVRREKPIETSASRDEVFAVVDAAFAQRRKTLRAALSGWAGSAAAAEAALVAAGVSPQARGEALTVEEFARIAEHKGPGGAPGIRQTGGATA, from the coding sequence ATGACCAAGAGCACCACCGACGATTCCGGCCCCCTCCTGGGCGCCGCCGACATCCGCGAGCTGGCCGCCGCGCTGGGCGTCCGGCCCACCAAGCAGCGCGGCCAGAACTTCGTCATCGACGCCAACACCGTCCGCCGGATCGTGCGGACCGCCGAGGTCAGGACCGACGATGTCGTCGTCGAGATCGGCCCCGGCCTCGGCTCGCTGACCCTGGGGCTGCTGGAGGCCGCGGACCGGGTCACCGCCGTGGAGATCGACGAGGTGCTGGCGGCCGCGCTGCCGTCCACCGTCGCGGCCCGGATGCCCGAGCGCGCCGACCGCTTCGCGCTGGTGCACAGCGACGCCATGCACGTCACCGAGCTGCCCGGCCCCGCGCCGACCGCGCTGGTCGCCAACCTGCCCTACAACGTCGCCGTGCCGGTGCTGCTGCACATGCTCGCGGCGTTCCCCACCATCGACCGCACCCTGGTCATGGTGCAGTCCGAGGTCGCCGACCGGCTGGCCGCCCGCCCCGGCAACAAGGTCTACGGCGTGCCGTCGGTCAAGGCCAACTGGTACGCCGAGGTCAAGCGGGCCGGCGCCATCGGCCGCAATGTCTTCTGGCCCGCGCCCAACGTCGACTCCGGCCTGGTCTCCCTCGTACGCCGCGAGAAGCCGATCGAGACCTCGGCGAGCCGCGACGAGGTCTTCGCCGTCGTCGACGCCGCCTTCGCCCAGCGCCGCAAGACGCTGCGGGCCGCGCTGTCGGGCTGGGCCGGTTCGGCCGCCGCGGCGGAGGCCGCGCTGGTCGCCGCGGGTGTCTCGCCGCAGGCCCGCGGCGAGGCGCTGACCGTCGAGGAGTTCGCGCGGATCGCCGAGCACAAGGGACCGGGCGGGGCGCCGGGCATCCGGCAGACAGGGGGAGCCACCGCATGA
- a CDS encoding resuscitation-promoting factor, translating to MSHSQSSHRAARGRRRRRAEGPEALRRLLPQALVVAFLAGGTTAFVAHDKAVRLTVDGIPRTLHTFAGDVDGLLAAEHLDIGAHDLVAPAPGTGLSSGDEIVVRHGRPVVLTIDGQRRQVWTTADTVAGALHQLGVRAEGAVLSADRSRRIEQHGMELAVRTERSVVIVADGQEHRVRTNASTVREALAEAGLALRDQDTTSAPPDSFPREGQTISVVRITGSKEVREERLPFRTILRADPRLARGVQSVVQQGRPGVRRVTYRVRTVNGVRQKPKRLHSKIVHAPRPQIVHLGTMVLPTSVRGADHLAWHALAQCETGGRPHAVDASGTYGGLYQFDVPTWRALGGRGRPQDASPREQTFRAKKLYIRRGASPWPVCGRKLHG from the coding sequence GTGAGTCATTCGCAGAGCAGCCACCGCGCCGCGCGCGGCCGTCGCAGACGCCGCGCCGAGGGCCCCGAAGCGCTGCGCCGGCTGCTGCCGCAGGCCCTGGTCGTCGCCTTCCTCGCCGGCGGCACCACCGCCTTCGTCGCCCACGACAAGGCGGTCCGGCTCACCGTCGACGGCATCCCGCGCACCCTGCACACCTTCGCCGGCGACGTCGACGGGCTGCTCGCCGCCGAGCACCTCGACATCGGCGCCCACGACCTCGTCGCGCCCGCCCCCGGCACCGGGCTCAGCAGCGGTGACGAGATCGTCGTCCGGCACGGCCGCCCGGTCGTCCTGACCATCGACGGACAGCGCCGCCAGGTGTGGACCACGGCGGACACCGTCGCCGGCGCGCTCCACCAGCTCGGCGTACGGGCCGAGGGCGCCGTGCTGTCCGCCGACCGCTCCCGGCGCATCGAGCAGCACGGCATGGAGCTCGCGGTCCGCACCGAACGCTCGGTGGTCATCGTCGCCGACGGCCAAGAACACCGGGTGCGCACGAACGCCTCCACCGTCCGCGAGGCGCTGGCCGAGGCCGGTCTCGCGCTGCGCGACCAGGACACCACCTCGGCGCCGCCGGACAGCTTCCCGCGCGAGGGCCAGACCATCTCCGTGGTGCGGATCACCGGCTCAAAGGAGGTCCGCGAGGAGCGCCTGCCCTTCCGCACGATCCTGCGCGCCGACCCGCGGCTGGCCCGCGGCGTCCAGTCGGTCGTCCAGCAGGGGCGGCCCGGGGTGCGGCGGGTCACCTACCGGGTGCGCACCGTCAACGGCGTCCGGCAGAAGCCGAAGCGGCTGCACAGCAAGATCGTGCACGCGCCCCGTCCGCAGATCGTGCACCTCGGCACCATGGTGCTGCCGACCTCCGTGCGCGGCGCCGACCACCTCGCCTGGCATGCGCTGGCGCAGTGCGAGACGGGCGGGCGGCCGCACGCGGTCGACGCGTCGGGCACCTACGGCGGGCTCTACCAGTTCGACGTCCCCACCTGGCGGGCCCTGGGCGGCCGCGGCCGCCCGCAGGACGCCTCCCCCCGGGAACAGACCTTCCGGGCCAAGAAGCTCTACATCAGAAGGGGGGCGAGCCCGTGGCCGGTCTGCGGCCGTAAGCTTCACGGGTGA
- a CDS encoding TatD family hydrolase: protein MAPQDKNTPPPLPEPLRVAVADSHTHLDMQGSTVEDALAKAASVGVTTVVQVGCDLAGSRWAADTAAAHDGVHATVALHPNEAPRIVLGDPEGWSRQGAREAGGDSALDAALAGIDEMAALPQVRGVGETGLDYFRTGPEGMAAQERSFRAHIEIAKRHGKALVIHDREAHDDVLRILREEGAPERVVFHCYSGDAEMAKICAAAGYYMSFAGNVTFKNAQPLRDALAVAPSELLLVETDAPFLTPAPYRGRANAPYLIPVTLRAMAEVRGVTEDALATAIAANTARAFGY from the coding sequence ATGGCACCGCAGGACAAGAACACCCCGCCGCCGCTGCCCGAACCCCTTCGGGTGGCGGTCGCGGATTCGCACACCCACCTGGACATGCAGGGGAGCACCGTCGAGGACGCGCTGGCCAAGGCCGCCTCCGTCGGCGTGACCACCGTCGTCCAGGTGGGCTGCGACCTGGCCGGTTCGCGCTGGGCCGCCGACACCGCGGCCGCGCACGACGGCGTGCACGCCACCGTCGCGCTGCACCCCAACGAGGCGCCGCGGATCGTGCTGGGGGACCCGGAGGGCTGGTCGCGGCAGGGAGCCAGGGAGGCCGGCGGCGACAGCGCCCTGGACGCCGCGCTCGCCGGGATCGACGAGATGGCCGCCCTGCCGCAGGTCCGCGGCGTCGGCGAGACCGGCCTGGACTACTTCCGCACGGGGCCCGAGGGCATGGCCGCCCAGGAGCGGTCCTTCCGCGCGCACATCGAGATCGCCAAGCGGCACGGCAAGGCCCTGGTCATCCACGACCGCGAGGCGCACGACGACGTGCTGCGCATCCTGCGCGAGGAGGGTGCCCCCGAACGGGTCGTCTTCCACTGCTACTCCGGTGACGCCGAGATGGCCAAGATCTGCGCTGCGGCCGGCTACTACATGTCCTTCGCCGGCAACGTCACCTTCAAGAACGCCCAGCCGCTGCGCGACGCCCTCGCCGTCGCCCCGTCCGAGCTGCTCCTCGTCGAGACCGACGCCCCCTTCCTGACCCCCGCCCCGTACCGCGGCCGGGCCAACGCCCCGTACCTCATTCCGGTCACGCTGCGGGCGATGGCAGAGGTCAGGGGCGTGACCGAGGACGCACTGGCCACCGCCATCGCGGCGAACACGGCGCGCGCCTTCGGGTACTGA
- the rsmI gene encoding 16S rRNA (cytidine(1402)-2'-O)-methyltransferase, with the protein MTGTLVLAGTPIGEIADAPPRLATELAAADVIAAEDTRRLRRLTQALEVAPTGRIVSYFEGNEAARTPELADALAGGARVLLVTDAGMPSVSDPGYRLVAAAVERDIKVTAVPGPSAVLTALAVSGLPVDRFCFEGFLPRKGGERRSRLREVEGERRTLVYFEAPHRLDDTLVAMAEIFGADRRAAVCRELTKTYEEVKRGPLGDLVPWAAEGVRGEITIVVEGAPQGGPQELDADELVRRVRVREEAGERRKEAIAAVAADAGLPKREVFDAVVAAKNAEKDAGKNAGKNAGKNTE; encoded by the coding sequence GTGACTGGAACGCTGGTACTTGCAGGGACGCCCATCGGGGAGATCGCGGACGCGCCGCCGCGGCTCGCCACCGAGCTGGCCGCCGCCGATGTGATCGCCGCCGAGGACACCCGTCGGCTGCGCCGGCTCACCCAGGCACTGGAGGTTGCGCCCACGGGGCGGATCGTGTCGTACTTCGAGGGCAACGAGGCGGCCAGGACGCCCGAGCTGGCCGACGCGCTGGCCGGCGGGGCCCGGGTGCTGCTGGTCACCGACGCGGGCATGCCCTCCGTCTCCGACCCCGGCTACCGGCTGGTCGCCGCGGCGGTCGAGCGGGACATCAAGGTCACCGCCGTACCGGGCCCCAGCGCGGTGCTCACCGCGCTCGCCGTCTCCGGCCTGCCGGTGGACCGCTTCTGCTTCGAGGGGTTCCTGCCCCGCAAGGGCGGCGAGCGGCGCTCCCGGCTGCGCGAGGTCGAAGGCGAGCGGCGCACCCTCGTCTACTTCGAGGCGCCGCACCGCCTGGACGACACCCTCGTCGCGATGGCCGAGATCTTCGGCGCCGACCGGCGCGCGGCGGTCTGCCGTGAGCTGACCAAGACGTACGAGGAGGTCAAACGCGGGCCGCTGGGCGACCTCGTGCCCTGGGCGGCCGAGGGGGTACGCGGCGAGATCACCATCGTCGTCGAGGGCGCCCCTCAGGGCGGACCGCAGGAGCTGGACGCCGACGAGCTGGTGCGCCGGGTGCGGGTCCGCGAGGAGGCCGGGGAGCGCCGCAAGGAGGCCATCGCCGCGGTCGCCGCGGACGCCGGGCTGCCCAAGCGGGAGGTCTTCGACGCGGTGGTCGCGGCGAAGAACGCGGAGAAGGACGCCGGGAAGAACGCCGGGAAGAACGCCGGGAAGAACACGGAGTAG